A segment of the Candidatus Thermoplasmatota archaeon genome:
CCTTCGCTCGCTTCGGCTTGTCGGCGACCGCGATGAGGTCGATCATGATCCTGCCGCCGTACTTGCGCGCGGCCTCGACGCCTTCGCGGACGGTGCCGTCGTCAGCCGCGCCGAGGATCGTGACGATCGACGCGCCGGCCTTGATGGCCATCTCCGTCTCGAGGCCGCCCGTGTCCATGATCTTCATGTCGGCCACGATGAGACGATCCGGGAAGGCTCGCTTGAGCTCGCGCACCGCGTCGAGCCCCTCGCTCTTGATGAGCGGCGTTCCCGCCTCGATCCAGTCGACGCCGCCAAGAACGGCCTCGCGCGCGATCTCGAGCGCGCGGTGCGCGTTGTACACGTCGAGCGCCACCTGGAGGATGCGGCGGTCCTGCATGGAGCGGAGTCGTCCGACCCCGTCATCAAGGCTTCGGCGCCGCGGCCGAGGCGACGGCGAGGGCCGACGCGTCGTCCGCCGCCTCGCGGACCCATTCGAGATGCCGCCGCTCGTCGTCGGCGGCCTCCTCGAGCGCGTCTCTCGCCTCCGCGGGAAACTCGGCCTCGAGCCGGCGCTCGTACGCGGCGAGCGCGAGGCGCTCGTGCACGACGAGGGCGCGGAGCACGCCCGCGGTGTCCATCTCCCCCAGAAGCGCGATGGCTTCGAAGCGACCGAGGGCCGTGGGGCCCGAGGGTTGGAAGGTCGCCCCGCCGACGGCCCGCGCGGCCGCCGCGAGGCGGTCGGCGTGTCTCTCGTGGTCCGAGCGGAAGGCTTCGAGGGCCTCGACCCGCGCTTCGCCCCCCAGGACCGCGCAGGCGACGTCGAGGAGCGCGACGGCGTTCGCCTCCCTCTCGATGAGACGATTCAGCTCGGCGATCGCCACGCGGTCGTCGAGCGCCCGTTCGTCGAGCGTTCGCTTCGCCATCGTACGCCTTCGCTTTGGGGCTGCCTTGCGGCTTGCGACGGCGACGTCGATCAGGAGAGGCCCGAAAGGAGGCCCGCAAGCGCCTTCGCGGGGTCGGCCGCTTTCACGATGCCCGACGCGAGAAGCACGCCATCGCAGC
Coding sequences within it:
- a CDS encoding ferritin-like domain-containing protein, whose amino-acid sequence is MAKRTLDERALDDRVAIAELNRLIEREANAVALLDVACAVLGGEARVEALEAFRSDHERHADRLAAAARAVGGATFQPSGPTALGRFEAIALLGEMDTAGVLRALVVHERLALAAYERRLEAEFPAEARDALEEAADDERRHLEWVREAADDASALAVASAAAPKP